The following proteins come from a genomic window of Frankia casuarinae:
- a CDS encoding tyrosine-type recombinase/integrase: MTTSATAPPTGRGRRGGERPPDRYAELFAAYRAELDHVRLAEHSRRAYASRVAGFLRWLDTDGAAADPTGADPLSDAHARDFAVRDYRAHLLTVAKKRPATINAHLTALDHFFTWRHLGRAVVDRADLPEQAPRALTDDEARRVLRAAERLPSLRDRTIIELLYNTGVRCAELVALDLDDVPVTARTGAVHVRAGKGRDGGKPRTIPANPRARRALTDWKPARAAWPNAEADPALFLNRYGRRLSTRTVDQVVADLGRSVGIDDLTPHVLRHTFATAMLRRGADLVLVAELLGHARTDTTRVYTKPTEADRLRAVELLPGDS; encoded by the coding sequence GTGACGACCAGCGCCACCGCACCACCCACCGGCCGCGGCCGGCGCGGCGGCGAACGCCCGCCCGACCGGTACGCCGAGCTGTTCGCCGCCTACCGCGCCGAGCTCGACCACGTCCGGCTCGCCGAGCACTCCCGGCGCGCCTACGCCTCCCGGGTCGCCGGGTTCCTGCGCTGGCTCGACACCGACGGCGCCGCCGCGGACCCCACCGGCGCCGACCCGCTGTCCGACGCGCACGCCCGCGACTTCGCCGTCCGCGACTACCGGGCCCACCTGCTCACGGTCGCGAAGAAGCGGCCCGCGACCATCAACGCGCACCTGACCGCGCTCGACCACTTCTTCACCTGGCGCCACCTCGGCCGCGCCGTCGTCGACCGCGCCGACCTTCCCGAGCAGGCCCCTCGCGCCCTGACCGACGACGAGGCCCGCCGCGTGCTGCGCGCCGCCGAACGGCTGCCCTCGCTACGCGACCGCACGATCATCGAGCTGCTCTACAACACCGGCGTGCGCTGCGCCGAGCTCGTCGCCCTCGACCTCGACGACGTGCCCGTCACCGCCCGCACCGGAGCCGTCCACGTCCGGGCCGGCAAGGGCCGCGACGGCGGCAAGCCGCGCACCATCCCGGCCAACCCCCGGGCCCGCCGGGCGCTGACCGACTGGAAACCCGCCCGGGCCGCCTGGCCGAACGCCGAGGCCGACCCGGCGCTGTTCCTCAACCGCTACGGCCGCCGCCTGTCGACCCGCACCGTCGACCAGGTCGTCGCCGACCTCGGCCGCTCCGTCGGGATCGACGACCTGACCCCGCACGTCCTGCGGCACACCTTCGCGACCGCCATGCTCCGCCGCGGCGCCGACCTCGTCCTGGTCGCCGAGCTCCTCGGCCACGCGCGCACTGACACCACGCGCGTTTACACCAAGCCCACCGAGGCCGACCGCCTGCGCGCCGTCGAACTCCTGCCCGGCGACTCGTGA
- a CDS encoding RBBP9/YdeN family alpha/beta hydrolase: MEPADGMEPAGGGEPAVTYVFIAGIGNSGPEHWQYMWYKRAGNGVWVDHESWDNPVRDAWVKDLDDVLTAIDGPKILIAHSLGCTLVTEWACEHADDAITGAFLVAVPDVGGPRFPTGAVGFGTPRHDPLPFPTVIVASENDPYGSLAHSVAAAGRLGARLVNVGSRGHLNADSGLADWPAGWSVFRDHFAG, translated from the coding sequence ATGGAGCCAGCGGACGGCATGGAGCCAGCGGGCGGCGGCGAGCCGGCGGTGACGTATGTCTTCATCGCCGGCATCGGGAACTCGGGGCCGGAGCACTGGCAGTACATGTGGTACAAGCGGGCCGGCAACGGGGTCTGGGTGGACCACGAGTCCTGGGACAACCCGGTGCGCGACGCCTGGGTGAAGGACCTCGACGACGTGCTCACGGCGATCGACGGGCCGAAGATCCTGATCGCGCACAGCCTCGGCTGCACGCTGGTCACCGAATGGGCGTGCGAGCATGCCGACGACGCCATCACCGGGGCCTTCCTGGTGGCGGTGCCGGACGTGGGCGGGCCGCGGTTCCCGACCGGCGCGGTCGGGTTCGGCACGCCGCGACACGACCCGTTGCCCTTCCCGACCGTCATTGTCGCCAGCGAGAACGACCCGTACGGCTCGCTGGCGCATTCCGTGGCGGCCGCCGGGAGGCTCGGCGCCCGACTGGTCAACGTCGGCTCGCGGGGCCACCTCAACGCGGACTCCGGGCTGGCGGACTGGCCGGCGGGCTGGTCCGTCTTCCGTGACCACTTCGCGGGCTGA
- a CDS encoding DNA-methyltransferase, with translation MGSPVGQAAQVLRGLPDASVHCVVTSPPYFGLRDYGEPGQIGLEPTPAAYVARLAEVFTEVRRVLHPDGTCWLNLGDSYAGKANGGPSVGLTRRADRAELIPPRRNTTAAAPYKSLLGIPWRVAFALQDAGWTVRNAIVWAKTNAMPESVTDRFASRTETLFLLTRSARYHFDLDPVRETPVDPTGGAEWAQRRKQGVPGRRGRNPESSVTAADRDFAAHQAGRNPGDVWQIPVANFPGAHFAVFPPEIPRRAILTGCPPGGVVLDPFSGSATTGMVALQLGRRYVGIDLNPDYHRLALRTRLLERPLPGIDQPAS, from the coding sequence ATGGGTTCTCCGGTCGGCCAGGCGGCGCAGGTCCTGCGGGGTCTGCCGGACGCCTCGGTGCACTGTGTGGTGACCTCGCCGCCGTACTTCGGGTTGCGTGACTACGGCGAGCCCGGCCAGATCGGCCTGGAGCCCACGCCCGCGGCCTACGTCGCCCGGCTCGCCGAGGTGTTCACGGAGGTTCGCCGGGTGCTGCACCCGGACGGGACGTGCTGGCTGAACCTGGGCGACAGCTACGCGGGCAAGGCCAACGGCGGCCCGTCGGTGGGCCTGACACGCCGCGCCGACCGGGCCGAGCTGATTCCGCCGCGGCGGAACACCACCGCGGCCGCGCCCTACAAGAGCCTGCTCGGTATCCCCTGGAGGGTCGCGTTCGCGTTGCAGGACGCCGGCTGGACGGTCCGCAACGCGATCGTGTGGGCCAAGACGAACGCGATGCCGGAGTCGGTGACCGACCGGTTCGCCTCGCGTACCGAGACGCTGTTCCTGCTGACCCGCTCGGCGCGCTACCACTTCGACCTCGACCCCGTCCGGGAGACACCGGTCGACCCGACCGGCGGTGCTGAGTGGGCCCAGCGCAGGAAGCAGGGTGTGCCCGGCCGGCGGGGCCGCAACCCCGAGTCGTCGGTGACGGCCGCCGACCGCGACTTCGCCGCCCACCAAGCCGGCCGTAATCCGGGCGACGTCTGGCAGATCCCGGTCGCCAACTTCCCCGGCGCGCACTTCGCCGTGTTCCCGCCCGAGATCCCGCGGCGGGCGATCCTGACCGGCTGCCCGCCCGGCGGGGTCGTGCTCGACCCGTTCTCCGGGTCGGCGACCACCGGCATGGTCGCGCTGCAGCTCGGCCGCCGCTACGTCGGGATCGATCTCAACCCCGACTATCACCGCCTCGCGCTCCGTACCCGGCTGCTGGAGCGGCCGCTGCCCGGTATCGACCAGCCGGCCTCCTGA
- a CDS encoding NUDIX hydrolase gives MTDTVGGRAAFQVLVLPYRQTGQGTEYALFRRADAAYWQGVAGGGEAGESPAQAARRETAEEAGLVGEREFIVLDARATIPVVYVTGEFTWGPDVLVIPEYAFGVRAEDAEVTLSDEHTEFGWFGLDDAVKVVQWDSNRTALWELDHRLRHGIGHRAA, from the coding sequence GTGACCGACACTGTGGGTGGCCGTGCGGCGTTTCAGGTTCTGGTCCTGCCCTACCGGCAGACCGGGCAGGGCACGGAGTACGCCTTGTTCCGGCGTGCTGATGCCGCCTATTGGCAGGGTGTCGCCGGTGGTGGTGAGGCGGGTGAGTCCCCGGCGCAGGCAGCCCGGCGGGAAACCGCCGAGGAGGCCGGTCTGGTCGGCGAACGTGAGTTCATCGTGTTGGACGCGCGGGCCACGATCCCCGTCGTCTACGTCACCGGGGAGTTCACCTGGGGGCCGGACGTGCTGGTGATCCCGGAGTACGCGTTCGGTGTCCGTGCGGAGGACGCCGAGGTGACGTTGTCGGACGAGCACACCGAGTTCGGCTGGTTCGGCCTCGACGACGCGGTGAAGGTCGTGCAGTGGGATTCCAACCGCACCGCTCTGTGGGAGCTGGACCATCGGCTACGCCACGGCATCGGTCACCGCGCCGCCTGA
- a CDS encoding tryptophan 7-halogenase: MFSGDRFFLCGDAACFTDPLFSQGVHLATQSAVSAAAAIDRIIAHEDELDAVHQWYGRSYRETYEQYHEFLASFYTFASFTEPESEFWLRRRISESDDDRLNRKRWFERLAAGDDDTDTARSVAGFRDRAATMISIGRHKRMDLSDEFSDDELNGARVRWITHLTKQLNRITWLRWNGDEVLLRPYYKVEPLSFRLERKLVIGNELGQDMIKYPLEEEHRLVFEELLKDRVGYRALIRQLGDAGRQDVSSQIVIRLMETGLLTGFDKNDNRVHIQDRLRFDGVGTDYEV; this comes from the coding sequence GTGTTCTCCGGGGACCGGTTCTTCCTCTGCGGGGACGCCGCCTGCTTCACCGACCCGTTGTTCTCCCAGGGCGTCCACCTGGCCACCCAGTCCGCCGTCTCGGCGGCCGCCGCGATCGATCGGATCATCGCGCACGAGGACGAACTGGACGCCGTCCACCAGTGGTACGGGCGCAGCTACCGGGAAACCTACGAGCAGTACCACGAGTTCCTGGCGTCGTTCTACACGTTCGCCTCGTTCACCGAGCCGGAGTCGGAGTTCTGGCTGCGCCGCCGGATCAGCGAGTCGGACGACGACCGGCTGAACCGCAAACGATGGTTCGAACGGCTGGCCGCGGGCGACGACGACACCGACACAGCCCGGTCGGTCGCGGGCTTCCGGGACCGTGCCGCCACGATGATCTCCATCGGTCGGCACAAGCGCATGGATCTCAGCGACGAGTTCAGCGACGACGAACTCAACGGCGCGCGGGTCCGCTGGATCACCCACCTGACCAAGCAGCTGAACCGCATCACCTGGCTGCGCTGGAACGGCGACGAGGTCCTGCTGCGGCCGTACTACAAGGTCGAGCCGCTGAGTTTCCGGCTGGAACGCAAGCTGGTGATCGGGAACGAGCTGGGCCAGGACATGATCAAATATCCGTTGGAGGAAGAACACCGGCTCGTCTTCGAGGAACTCCTCAAGGACCGGGTCGGTTACCGGGCCCTGATCCGGCAGCTTGGTGACGCCGGAAGGCAGGATGTGAGCAGCCAGATCGTCATCCGGCTGATGGAGACGGGTCTGCTGACCGGTTTCGACAAGAACGACAACCGGGTCCACATCCAGGACCGCCTGCGCTTCGACGGCGTGGGCACCGACTACGAGGTGTGA